TTAAGGAACTAATTTACAGTATTTAAATAAATCAGTGGAAAGGTACAGAGAACTTCTGCATCATACATATCAGAAAAGTAGATTGAATTTATAATGATGATAACATGTAGCATTCTAAAATCTGGAGAGTTTGTATTAAGCCATGTAATTATTGGATATGTGGGCTTGTTGAGAGAAGAAGTCAGTGTAAAGGAACCTTAAAATTAGGCTTCATTCTGTAATGTAAAGTCTCCAAAGAATTTCATACTACTGCATtcagtaaatataaatatgtcacACACGGGGATCTTCTAGTATAGATAATTTGTTCACTTATTAGAATCAATACCTACTGAATATGTTAGTGTTTCTTTCAGTGTAGGTGCAATTATCCTTTATTACTTGAGTCTAAGTTTGTATTTGAAAAAACAATTCAACTTAAGGAtggttcagatttttaaattttatttctaagtaatGTGCTCATCTTAAATTAATAGATTTGCCTTAATGAAATACTAGTCTATGTGCCTCAAATTCCAGGAGGATGTCTTGTGTAATGAAAGAACTACTAGATTTCCCTTCTGCATCTGATTTGCTGAAGATGATTTTCAGATGCTTctcattaaaatattcttaatccttcaaattttgtagttttaacaCCTTGAACATCAGCTTCAAATAATGACTAAATAAGGGGAAAAggtaataaaatattacaaatgggATAGTAAGATACCACATGAAAGGTTAATTGACACATTAAACAAACTAAGACCACTTGATTTTTATTTGGTCAGaatgtccatatatatatatatatatatatatacacctatatacACACATGGACATtctgacaaaaatgtaaaatgtacagaCTCACTGAATAGTGAATGCATCCAAAGAGTAACAAGAGAATTTATGTAATAGGTGCTGACATCATTCACTCCTATGTGAAAActtgcttttccatttttctttttttaagaaagtgtTATATGCTTCTCAGAGTAGAGCATTTGGGAAAAAGTAAAGGCTATAGATTTGGGTACATTTCCTCTGAGTTAACTTTTTGTCTACaatggaaaaatatctttaaactCTCTATAAACTACTAAGAGACTTTATAAAATGCTTGATCCATACATTCTGAATGTATccactatatatactatatagtttTAAGTATGTGAATCTTTAGTTTTATATGTGTTCTGAAGGATAATTTTCCATACTAATTGAAGGGCTCATACAATAAACACTTGGCAGTATGTTGAAAGGCACTAGCCTTGGCATGTTTTGGAGCAAATTCTTGAGTCAGTTATGTTTTAATGTTTGTGTAAAGGTGCCAGTGAGTGGCTGTCTAGAATTCTGGATACCATACATGAGTAGTTTAAGAAGCTATAATGCTTTTCCACTATAAAGTAAGTTCAGTGTGGAACTCTTTGCTTATTGCTGCACACCTGCCTAGTTTTAGAATAACAATACATTATGTAGGGTTAACATTATTTAGGAAGATTTTCTGGTTTGGAAATGGAATTAAAACTGTCTGACACTTGTCAGAAACATGGAAAATGGCATGTTATTGACCAGGGAAAAGCATAAGTAACAAAAGGGTGGGATGATGAGATGGTAAACTGAGAACCAAGTAAAAGTGGACAGAAGGATTACTTATATaatcaaataatataattataaagcCTCGAAATTAAGATTAATAATGATCTTAGTTCATATTAAGATTAATTATTAATCTTAATATGAATTAAGATTCATGCCCCAATCTTAATAACTCTTCATTGTTAGGCTACTTGAAAAGAAATAGTACAGTTCAGGACCATTGTGATGTAGTATGTAAAAACATCCTTTGTAAAAGTTTTTCATCTGGCCCagggtggctgatgcctgtaaccccagcactttcagaggctgaagtgggaggactgcttaagacCAGGTGTtctacaccagcctggacaacatagtgagacccaccgctatagaaaaaaaagttttcaatcaTACTTATTTAATTCAAAGTAGACACttggaaacaaaggaaaagagaccCTCTTGCTTCTTACTATACTTTCATTTAATAAGGGCAATCATTTCCTTATACGTACAACTTCTTCTGAGGGAATATGATaaagataaaagagaataaagtaaaaCATAGAATAAAACTAAAAGCTGTGagattataacttttaaaaagttagaagaaaaggaaatagaatgcAATAACAATACTCATGAAGCTGATATTTCAAGCATCTTTATACTACACCATCACCAAAAATAGCTTTCATTTGTATGATTTTCTATGTAGTATTTGGTCCTCATTTCTACTAAAGTAAGCAGAGAAGATGTTATTATGACCATTTCatgaaaatggaaactaaaaGCATGACGAGATTGAGCAAGATTGTCTTTGCCCTTTGACAAGTAAAAGGCACTTGACTTGGATGGATAAAgctcaaattaaaagaaataacagactaaagatgtagtaaatattttaatgtttttcaaaagtCCTTTTAAAATGGGAAGAATGAGTGTCCCTATCAGTATGCTGCAGATATTTTTCCTAACTGGCCCATTTGGAGCTGATTTAGTCACCACTACTGCAGTTCTGCAGCGGAGGCGCAGGGTGCCGCTGCGGGTTAGTGCTGTGCAAAGCATTGGCTCCTCCCTCCGCAGCCAACTCGGAAGAAAAGTGCACTCTATATCCGGCTTCCTGAAGCGGAGATGTCATTGGAGAACCCACGCAACGAGACAAAGCAAGTAGTTGGTCCTGCTCAGACAACTCTTGGGGTTATTTAACGATCTCCTCTCCTCGGATTTAGAAAGGCAAAGGCGCAGAGAGTGGGATGGAAAACAGCTCGGGATGGAGGGGCCCAACAGGGAGGAGGCGAATGCCGTTTCTCTTCCTGCTGCCTTTGTTAGGCCAAGCGCTGTCCTAACCGATCCGCTACGCTATTCCGGAGGAGCTGGACAGGGGCTCGCTAGTAGGGAACCTCGCCAAGGACCTGGGGCTTGGCGTGGGGGATTTACCTACTCGGAACCTGCGGGTTAGTGCAGAGAAGAAATTCTTTACCGTGAATACCGAAAATGGGGACTTACTTGTGAGCGACCGTATAGACCGAGAGCAGATTTGTGGCAAGAAGTTGGCGTGTGTTTTGGAATTCGAAATGGTTGCAGAAAAGCCTTTCAACTTTTTTCATGTAACTGTGCTGATCCAGGATATTAACGACAACCCACCGACCTTTAGCCAAAATATCACTGAGCTGGAAATTAGCGAACTGGAGCTCACTGGAGCCACCTTTGCCCTGGAATCTGCGCAAGATCCTGATGTAGGTGTCCATTCGCTGCAGCAGTTCTACCTCATCCCTAATCCGCACTTCTCTTTGACTCAGAAGGAGAACCTGGATGGCAGTAGGTACCCAGAGCTGGTACTGAAAGCACCCCTGGACAGGGAAAAGCAGCCACATCACCACCTGGTCCTCACAGCTGTGGATGGGGGCGAGCCCTCTGGAAGCTGTACCACCCAGGTCAGGGTAATTAATTGTCGCAGATGCAAACGACAACCCCCCAGTATTTACTCAGGACATGTACAGGGTCAGTGTTGCAGAGAACCTGCCTGCTGGCTCCTCGGTATTAAGAGTGCTGGCCACTGACCTGGATGAGGGCTCCAATGCCGTGATCACCTATGCCTTCATCAATATTGGTAAGGCAGTGAGACAACTGTTCAAGCTGGATAGTAAAACGGGGGAACTCACCACTATTGGAGAACTGGACTTTGAAGAGAAAGATAGCTTCACAATTGGGGAGGAAGCAAAGGATGGTGGACATCACACTgcatattgtaaaatataaatagatatttgGGATGAAATGATAATGCCCCGGAGATAACCGTGGCTTCTGAATCTCAACATATAGGAGAAGATGCTGAGCTGGGGATTGCTTTTGCCCTGATCAAAACACATGATCTAGATTCTGGCTTTAATGGAGAAATCCTATGCTAACTAAAAGGAAAGTTCCCCTTTAAGATTATTCAAGATACCAAAAACACATACAGGTTGGTGACAGATTGAGCCCTGGACCAGGAGCAGATCCCAGAATACAATGTGACCATCACAGCTACCGACAAAGGCAATACACCGCTTTCCTCCAGCAAGACCATCACTCTGCACATACTTGACGTCAACGAAAATGTTCCAGTTTTCCACCAGGCCTCCTACATGGTGCCTGTAGCTGAGAACAACCTGCCAGGAGCCTCCATTGCGCAAGTCAGCGCCTCGGATCCCGACTTGGGACCTAATGGCCAAGTCTCCTACTCGATCGTGGCCAGTGACCTGGAGCCACGTGAGCTGTTGTCCTACGTGTCCGTGAGCGCGCAGAGTGGGGTGGCGTTCGCGCAGCGCGCCTTTGACCACGAGCAGCTGAGCGCCTTCAAGCTCACGCTGCAGGCCCGCAACCAGGGCTCACCGGCTCTCAGCGCCAATGTGAGCCTGCGCGTGTTGGTGGGCGACCTCAATGACAATACGCCGCGTGTGCTGTACCCAGCTCTGGGGCCCGACAGCTCTGCGCTCTTCGATATGGTGCCGCGCGCCGCAGAGCCTGGCTACCTGGTGACCAAGATAGTGGCGGTGGACGCCGACTCGGGACCCAACGCCTGGCTGTCCTACCATGTGCTGCAGGCCAGCGAGCCTGGGCTATTCAGCCTGGGGCTGCGCACCGGTGAGGTGTGCACAGGGCGTGCCTTGGGTGACAGGGAGGCGGCCCGCCAGCGCCTGCTGGTCGCTGTGCGTGATGGAGGACAGCCACCTCTTTCAGCCACCGTCATGCTGCACCTAATCTTTGCGGATAGCTTGCAAGAGATACAACCTGACCTTAGCGACCGCCCCACGCCCTCCAACCCTCAGGCGGAGCTACAGTTTTATCTAGTAGTGGCCTTGGCCTTGATCTCTGTGCTCTTCCTCCTCGCGGTGATTCTGGCAATTGCTTTGCGCCTGCGCCGCTCCTCCAGACCCGCCACTGAGGGCTACTTTCAGCCTGGTTTCTGCTCCAAGACTGTACCTGGAGTTCTCCCCAACTACAGCGAAAGGACTTTGCCTTATTCCTACAATCTTTATGCTGCTGCCTCACATTCCTCAAACACCGAGTTTAAATTTCGCAATATAAAGGCTGAAGATGCTGCACCACAAGATCTTCTATGTGATGAAGCATCTTGGTTTGAAAGTGCTAGTAATGACAATCCAAAAATGCCTTCTAGTTCAGGCAATTTGCAACAGGTGAGTTTCTTCAAACCTTTCCATCCATAAATGTAAGTGGGTTTCAATTCATGGATTTAGAGATGAAAAGTATAcagagtaaatattttctgattacattattttattgatttttctgggTGTAGAGTAGGGTGTCTGGGCATTTCTTTGCAGGTTTATCTGTGTTGTGGTTGTAGATACCCTCCTTTTGATAGTCTTGAACATTTTGTTAATCCTAATATGCTAtaatcagaaatttttttttaagatggattttcaccatgatggccaggctggtcttgaactcctgacctcaggtgatccacccacctcggcctcccaaagtgctagaattacaggcatgagccacggctccAGGCCCAGAAACATTCTTAACACAGTATTGTCTCACGCTGTCATTTTCAGACATATCTATCCAGAATTAGACACAAATATGCACAATTAAG
This Callithrix jacchus isolate 240 chromosome 2, calJac240_pri, whole genome shotgun sequence DNA region includes the following protein-coding sequences:
- the LOC100401450 gene encoding protocadherin gamma-B3 isoform X28, which translates into the protein MVPVAENNLPGASIAQVSASDPDLGPNGQVSYSIVASDLEPRELLSYVSVSAQSGVAFAQRAFDHEQLSAFKLTLQARNQGSPALSANVSLRVLVGDLNDNTPRVLYPALGPDSSALFDMVPRAAEPGYLVTKIVAVDADSGPNAWLSYHVLQASEPGLFSLGLRTGEVCTGRALGDREAARQRLLVAVRDGGQPPLSATVMLHLIFADSLQEIQPDLSDRPTPSNPQAELQFYLVVALALISVLFLLAVILAIALRLRRSSRPATEGYFQPGFCSKTVPGVLPNYSERTLPYSYNLYAAASHSSNTEFKFRNIKAEDAAPQDLLCDEASWFESASNDNPKMPSSSGNLQQQAPPNTDWRFSQAQRPGTSGSQNGDDTGTWPNNQFDTEMLQAMILASASEAADGSSTLGGGAGTMGLSARYGPQFTLQHVPDYRQNVYIPGSNATLTNAAGKRDGKAPAGGNGNKKKSGKKEKK